A genomic segment from Nicotiana sylvestris chromosome 1, ASM39365v2, whole genome shotgun sequence encodes:
- the LOC104224783 gene encoding retinoblastoma-related protein 1 isoform X4: protein MVELNNCSNSEENGGVDSLEVRFTDFCKNGLSMGESFVTEATKLFNDSKHLLLSNNSAIGVITEGVERYWFVFVLYSVKRLSEKEAGNSSNGNEGNAFSLCQILRGAKLNVVDFFKELPQFILKVGPTLSNLYGSDWEKRLEAKELQTNFVHLSLLSKYYKRAYQELFLASGNNEDKPSATSNSAIHLPQYYRFGWLLFLSLRIHVFSRFKDLVTCTNGLVSVLAILIIHVPVRFRNFNINDSSRFVKKGDKVDLLASLSKIYQTSIDDLRETMDKVNNLITEKLKKKPCLASEFRTENLDNLDTDGLTYFEDLMEESCLSSSVSILEKDYSDAIQNKGELDERIFVNEEDSLLGSGSLSGGAVNMNGIKRKFDAMASPAKTVTSTLSPYRSPNCANSKMTAATPVSTAMTTARWLRTVIAPLQPKPSAELERFLSSCDRDVTADVIRRAQIILEAIFPSSGPAEHCAAGGSLQSTSLMDNIWAEQRRSEALKLYYRVLQTMCTAESQILNGSNLTSLLTNERFHRCMLACSAELVLATHKTVTMLFPAVLERTGITAFDLSKVIESFIRHEESLPRELRRHLNSLEERLLESMVWEKGSSMYNSLAVAKPSLAAEINRMGLLAEPMPSLDAIAMHINLSSGSLPPLPSLHKNNLAPNGQIGDIRSPKKVCSEYRSVLVERNSFTSPVKDRFLALNNIKSKFPPPALQSAFASPTRPNPGGGGETCAETAINVFFGKIVKLAAVRINGMIERLQLSQQIRETVYCLFQKILSQRTSLFFNRHIDQIILCSFYGVAKISQLNLTFKEIICNYRKQPQCKPQVFRSVFVDWTLARHNVRTGADHVDIITFYNEMFIPSVKPLLVELAPAGNAEKNNHNDGQGPASPKPSPFPKLPDMSPKKVSAVHNVYVSPLRASKMDALISHSSKSYYACVGESTHAYQSPSKDLDVINNRLNGNRKLRGALNFDVDAGLVSDSIVANSLYLQNGNCRSPVAHVKTEQPES, encoded by the exons ATGGTGGAGCTGAATAATTGTTCTAATTCTGAAGAGAATGGTGGTGTTGATTCTCTTGAAGTTCGATTCACAGATTTCTGCAAG AATGGTTTGTCCATGGGTGAAAGCTTTGTAACTGAAGCAACAAAGCTGTTTAATGACAGTAAACATCTTTTACTGTCAAATAACTCTGCTATTGGAGTTATAACG GAGGGAGTTGAACGGTATTGGTTTGTGTTTGTTCTGTACTCGGTAAAGAGATTAAGTGAGAAGGAAGCGGGAAATTCGAGTAATGGAAATGAAGGAAATGCATTTTCTTTGTGCCAGATTTTACGGGGGGCGAAACTCAA TGTTGTAGACTTCTTCAAAGAACTTCCGCAATTTATTCTAAAAGTTGGTCCAACATTAAGCAATCTGTACGGTTCAGATTGGGAGAAGAGACTTGAG GCAAAGGAATTGCAGACCAACTTCGTGCATTTGAGCCTTTTAAGCAA GTACTACAAGCGAGCGTACCAAGAACTGTTTCTGGCTAGTGGTAACAACGAAGATAAGCCCTCTGCTACTTCTAATTCTGCTATCCACTTGCCGCAATATTATCGTTTTGGCTGGTTGCTATTTCTTTCACTTCGCATCCATGTATTCAGCCGCTTCAAGGACCTTGTGACATGCACAAATGGTTTAGTTTCAGTGCTG GCAATCTTAATAATACATGTACCTGTCCGCTTCAGAAATTTCAACATCAATGACTCCTCGCGGTTTG TTAAGAAAGGAGACAAAGTGGACTTGCTTGCATCATTAAGCAAAATTTATCAGACCTCAATAGATGATTTAAGGGAGACCATGGACAAAGTTAACAATCTAATAAcagaaaagttgaagaagaaaccttgTTTGGCTTCAGAATTTAGGACGGAGAACCTGGACAACCTTGACACAG ATGGTTTAACCTATTTTGAAGATTTAATGGAAGAATCATGTTTATCTTCCAGTGTAAGTATATTGGAGAAGGATTACAGTGATGCAATACAGAACAAGGGTGAATTGGATGAGAGGATTTTTGTCAATGAGGAGGATAGCTTGCTAGGGTCAGGAAGCTTGTCTGGAGGTGCAGTCAACATGAATGGAATCAAG AGAAAATTTGATGCAATGGCTTCCCCAGCAAAAACGGTTACAAGTACACTCTCTCCTTACCGTTCTCCAAATTGTGCTAACTCAAAGATGACAGCAGCTACACCTGTAAGCACAGCGATGACAACTGCCAGGTGGTTGCGTACTGTCATAGCTCCGCTACAACCAAAACCTTCAGCAGAGCTGGAGAGATTCTTGTCCTCCTGTGACAGAGATGTAACAGCTGACGTGATCCGGAGAGCTCAGATTATTCTCGAGGCTATATTTCCAAGTAGTGGTCCTGCGGAACATTGTGCAGCTGGTGGGAGCCTGCAAAGTACGAGCTTAATGGACAACATATGGGCAGAGCAACGTAGATCCGAGGCTTTGAAGCTGTATTATAGGGTTCTGCAGACTATGTGCACTGCAGAATCCCAGATTTTAAATGGGAGCAATTTAACTTCGTTGCTAACGAATGAGAGGTTTCATAGATGTATGCTCGCCTGTTCAGCTGAACTGGTTCTTGCCACTCACAAAACAGTTACTATGCTGTTTCCTGCTGTCTTAGAGAGAACAGGAATCACAGCTTTCGATCTCAGTAAGGTGATAGAGAGCTTCATCAGGCATGAAGAAAGTCTTCCTCGAGAACTGAGACGACATTTGAATTCACTTGAAGAACGACTCTTGGAGAGCATGGTTTGGGAAAAGGGATCTTCAATGTACAACTCTTTGGCTGTCGCAAAACCATCACTTGCCGCAGAAATCAATCGCATGGGCTTGTTGGCTGAACCAATGCCATCCTTGGATGCAATTGCAATGCACATAAACCTTTCTTCAGGAAGCTTACCGCCACTGCCTTCTCTACACAAGAACAACTTGGCCCCTAACG GTCAAATCGGTGATATCCGGTCGCCAAAGAAAGTGTGTTCCGAATATCGCAGTGTTTTGGTTGAGCGAAATTCCTTCACATCACCTGTGAAGGATCGTTTTCTGGCTCTCAACAATATAAAATCAAAGTTTCCCCCTCCAGCTTTGCAGTCTGCATTCGCAAG CCCAACTAGACCAAACCCTGGTGGTGGAGGGGAAACGTGTGCTGAGACAGCAATAAATGTGTTCTTTGGCAAG ATTGTAAAGTTGGCTGCTGTCAGAATCAATGGCATGATTGAACGGCTACAACTTTCTCAACAAATAAGGGAGACTGTATATTGCCTTTTTCAGAAGATTCTCAGTCAGAGGACAAGTCTTTTCTTCAACCGACATATTGATCAGATCATCCTTTGCTCTTTCTACGGAGTTGCCAAG ATTTCACAACTTAACTTGACCttcaaagaaattatatgcaactACCGAAAGCAACCTCAGTGCAAACCACAAGTCTTTCGAAGTGTTTTTGTTGACTGGACATTAGCACGCCACAATGTG AGAACAGGTGCAGATCATGTCGATATCATCACATTCTACAATGAAATGTTTATTCCTTCTGTGAAGCCATTACTTGTTGAGCTTGCACCTGCTGGAAATGCAGAAAAGAACAACCACAATGATG GTCAAGGTCCGGCATCCCCCAAACCATCTCCATTTCCGAAGCTCCCCGACATGTCTCCGAAGAAAGTTTCTGCAGTACATAATGTTTACGTCTCTCCGCTTCGAGCATCTAAG ATGGATGCCTTAATTTCCCATAGCTCTAAAAGTTATTATGCTTGTGTGGGAGAAAGCACTCATGCTTATCAGAGCCCTTCGAAAGATCTGGATGTAATCAATAACCGTTTGAATGG CAATCGGAAGCTTAGAGGCGCTCTCAATTTTGATGTTGATGCGGGCTTGGTTAGTGACTCTATTGTTGCCAACAGCCTTTACCTTCAAAATGGAAACTGCAGATCACCGGTTGCACATGTGAAAACTGAGCAGCCTGAGTCCTAA